In the Streptomyces formicae genome, one interval contains:
- a CDS encoding type II toxin-antitoxin system RelE/ParE family toxin: protein METLHTIDMEPEVRTWLELLTARQHRKVEEYAELLASMGTRTPMPFARPLRDGVYELRPTLDGQDMRITYWFAPARRIVLLTVFRKTRMRESNHVDRSVELRKVCESEHGPAHLTYDRAKDGEAK from the coding sequence ATGGAGACCCTGCATACGATCGATATGGAGCCGGAGGTTCGCACCTGGCTCGAACTCCTCACCGCCCGGCAGCACCGCAAGGTCGAGGAGTACGCCGAGCTCCTCGCTTCGATGGGCACGCGCACCCCCATGCCCTTCGCCCGCCCGCTCCGCGACGGCGTGTACGAGCTGCGCCCGACCCTCGACGGACAGGACATGCGGATCACGTACTGGTTCGCACCGGCGCGCCGCATCGTGCTCCTTACGGTGTTCCGCAAGACCCGAATGCGGGAGTCGAACCACGTGGACCGGTCGGTGGAGCTCCGTAAGGTATGCGAGAGCGAGCACGGACCGGCCCATCTCACCTACGACCGAGCCAAGGACGGAGAAGCGAAGTGA
- a CDS encoding PTS transporter subunit EIIC: MAPDKNRATAAAILPLVGGAQNVTSVAHCMTRLRLGLADRSLVQDEALKALPAVMGVVEDDTYQIVLGPGTVARVTPEFEAMVAEGRSAEPTAPEPEPAPAPAEHTLTAEELAAQGAAIKQARKAKNATPFKLFLRRIANIFVPLIPALIGCGIIAGINGLLINLEWLPAITPALAAIASGFMALIAVFVGFNTAKEFGGTPILGGAVAAIIVYAGVANIEAFGQKLSPGQGGVLGALGAAVLATYIEKWCRKWVPEAIDVLVTPTLTVLISGLVTIFGLMFLAGEVSTGIGTAANWLLDNTGAFAGLVLGGLFLPLVMLGLHQALIPIHTTLIEQQGFTVLLPILAMAGAGQVGCAIAVYKRLKHNTSIRTTIKSALPAGFLGVGEPLIYGVSLPLGRPFITACVGGAAGGAFIGFFSMIGDKVGSTAIGPSGWALFPLLDGNKGLGLTIAIYGGGLLVGYLVGFFATYFFGFSKEMLVELNVAPEGAGAGESPAARADGTGSPAPAPTTAQEPAKV; this comes from the coding sequence ATGGCACCTGACAAGAACCGCGCCACCGCCGCCGCGATCCTCCCCCTCGTCGGCGGCGCCCAGAACGTCACGTCCGTAGCCCACTGCATGACCCGGCTCCGCCTGGGCCTCGCCGACCGCTCGCTGGTCCAGGACGAGGCGCTGAAGGCGCTGCCCGCCGTCATGGGCGTGGTCGAGGACGACACGTACCAGATCGTGCTCGGACCGGGCACGGTCGCCCGGGTCACCCCGGAGTTCGAGGCCATGGTGGCGGAGGGCAGGTCGGCCGAACCCACCGCGCCCGAGCCCGAGCCCGCACCCGCGCCCGCCGAACACACCCTCACAGCCGAGGAGTTGGCGGCACAGGGAGCGGCGATCAAGCAAGCCCGCAAGGCGAAGAACGCCACGCCCTTCAAGCTCTTCCTGCGCCGCATCGCGAACATCTTCGTCCCCCTGATCCCGGCCCTGATCGGCTGCGGCATCATCGCGGGCATCAACGGCCTCCTGATCAACCTGGAGTGGCTGCCGGCCATCACCCCCGCCCTCGCCGCCATCGCCTCCGGATTCATGGCGCTGATCGCGGTGTTCGTCGGCTTCAACACGGCGAAGGAGTTCGGCGGTACGCCGATCCTGGGCGGCGCGGTGGCGGCGATCATCGTGTACGCGGGCGTAGCGAACATCGAGGCGTTCGGCCAGAAGCTCTCCCCCGGCCAGGGCGGCGTCCTCGGCGCGCTCGGCGCGGCGGTCCTCGCCACCTACATCGAGAAGTGGTGCAGGAAGTGGGTGCCGGAGGCGATCGACGTCCTGGTCACCCCCACCCTCACGGTCCTGATCTCGGGCCTGGTCACGATCTTCGGCCTGATGTTCCTTGCGGGCGAGGTGTCGACCGGGATCGGCACGGCGGCGAACTGGCTCCTGGACAACACGGGCGCGTTCGCGGGCCTGGTCCTCGGCGGCCTCTTCCTCCCCCTGGTGATGCTGGGCCTGCACCAGGCCCTGATCCCCATCCACACCACCCTCATCGAGCAGCAGGGCTTCACGGTCCTGCTCCCCATCCTGGCGATGGCGGGCGCGGGTCAGGTCGGCTGCGCGATCGCGGTCTACAAGCGCCTCAAGCACAACACCTCGATCCGTACGACGATCAAGTCGGCGCTCCCCGCAGGCTTCCTCGGCGTGGGCGAGCCGCTCATCTACGGCGTCTCGCTCCCCCTCGGCCGCCCCTTCATCACGGCGTGCGTGGGCGGCGCGGCGGGCGGCGCGTTCATCGGCTTCTTCTCGATGATCGGCGACAAGGTCGGCTCCACGGCGATCGGCCCCTCGGGCTGGGCCCTGTTCCCCCTGCTCGACGGCAACAAGGGCCTCGGCCTGACGATCGCGATCTACGGGGGCGGCCTGCTTGTCGGCTACCTGGTGGGCTTCTTCGCGACGTACTTCTTCGGCTTCAGCAAGGAGATGCTGGTGGAGCTGAACGTGGCGCCCGAGGGAGCGGGTGCGGGTGAGTCCCCGGCGGCTCGCGCGGACGGCACGGGCTCTCCGGCACCGGCCCCGACTACGGCCCAGGAACCGGCGAAGGTCTAG